The following coding sequences lie in one Methanorbis furvi genomic window:
- a CDS encoding magnesium transporter: protein MMRLAKVGWQTLSEHEEFLTGLVTLLISVSLSFIAGIYLGAVNEVLLLIPGLMVLVTPSINMRGAIAGILTSRLSSSMHLGAFEVKFGRETDLGDNLRSSILLTVFISVLLAVFGKLICMVVGVEVIDLSDMVIISVISGVLAGLVVTLIGVITSVVCYRRSLNLDMIGAPVVTTFGDMMTLPFLVVTAVLIMAAPAELKMICGVVVLVIIVWAVVSAKRATEMMKDVLREGLPLLAPLSLLGIVAGVLYTDGLESLIAAAAVLILIAPFMNGCGSIGGILTSRVATEMHMGLITADYLPSRVVLWHFLENYIYALLILPLMGALSHISAAAIGITTPGFTPMVLLSVVAGFLVITVMNLLGYYTAVFSYRLGYDPDNFGVPVVTSSIDLVGATALILVMAVLL, encoded by the coding sequence ATGATGAGATTGGCGAAAGTTGGATGGCAGACTCTTTCGGAGCACGAAGAGTTTCTCACCGGACTGGTCACACTCTTAATTAGTGTCAGCTTATCATTCATTGCAGGTATCTATCTGGGCGCGGTCAACGAAGTTCTTTTACTGATCCCAGGTCTTATGGTGCTCGTCACTCCGTCAATTAACATGCGTGGAGCGATAGCCGGAATTCTGACATCCCGTCTGTCATCATCCATGCACCTTGGTGCGTTTGAGGTAAAGTTCGGCAGGGAAACCGATCTCGGTGACAACCTGCGGTCATCGATTCTCCTCACCGTGTTCATCTCCGTGCTTCTTGCGGTGTTTGGCAAACTCATCTGCATGGTTGTCGGTGTTGAGGTCATTGATCTCTCAGACATGGTGATAATTTCCGTGATCTCCGGCGTTCTTGCAGGTCTTGTTGTGACCCTGATTGGTGTTATCACCTCGGTTGTCTGTTACCGGAGGAGTTTGAATCTTGATATGATCGGTGCTCCGGTCGTGACGACCTTTGGCGACATGATGACGCTGCCGTTCCTGGTGGTGACTGCGGTTCTGATAATGGCTGCACCCGCTGAACTCAAGATGATCTGCGGCGTTGTGGTGCTGGTAATTATTGTCTGGGCTGTTGTTTCTGCAAAGCGTGCGACCGAGATGATGAAGGATGTTCTTCGGGAAGGACTGCCGCTTCTTGCTCCGCTGTCGCTTCTTGGTATTGTTGCAGGCGTTTTGTACACGGATGGTCTTGAGAGTCTGATTGCGGCTGCCGCTGTTTTGATTCTGATTGCGCCGTTCATGAACGGCTGCGGGTCGATTGGAGGGATTCTGACGTCCCGGGTTGCAACCGAGATGCATATGGGTCTGATAACTGCGGATTATCTGCCGTCCAGGGTTGTGCTCTGGCATTTTCTGGAGAATTATATTTATGCTCTGCTGATTCTTCCGCTGATGGGGGCGTTGTCGCATATCTCGGCTGCTGCGATCGGTATTACGACGCCAGGGTTTACTCCGATGGTTTTGCTGTCGGTTGTTGCGGGTTTTCTGGTGATTACGGTGATGAATCTGCTCGGCTATTACACGGCGGTGTTTAGTTACCGTCTGGGGTATGATCCTGACAACTTCGGCGTGCCGGTTGTGACAAGCTCGATCGATCTGGTGGGTGCGACAGCGCTGATTCTGGTGATGGCGGTTTTGTTGTAA
- the ppk1 gene encoding polyphosphate kinase 1, with protein MTPEQNQESSESIISLTDKSLYINREISLIQFNRRVLEEAANLSHPLLERIKFLSIFANNIDEFMMIRVSGLLRQIRGGVLERPADGMTPTEQMKEILETLIPLQAESCRCWSQDLKPALADEGIYIHKFKDFGPEQQEYLKNYFETQIFPILTPMTFDGSHPFPFISNLSINLAVVINHPTRGQVFSRVKVPKGTLPRFIRIPNNRMIPPANNSEYHYIVLEDLVASNIQLLFPGMEVKDTYVFRVTRDADMEIEEDEASDLLTAIESSVELRRIGTPSRLEVHAAMPEWIRGILSAKLRLMPTQVYVSHSGLIGMNDLMELMDIDRPDLKDIPFKAALPACLGKETMAAAVARDDLLLYHPYDSFSPVVEFVRQAAHDPNVLAIKQTLYRTGKNSPIVHALMEAREEGKPVTVLVELKARFDEENNIEWARSLERAGVHVIYGIVGLKVHAKMCMVVRRENDGLKTYTHMGTGNYNASTARIYTDLSMFTCDPDIGADIADLFNALTGYSQKTGYRKLLVSHGTMGTMRKELIARIDREIEQQKRFGDGYIAFKLNALVDEECIMALYRASQAGVKVDLIVRGVCCLRPEVPGVSDNIRVISIVGRFLEHTRIYYFKNGGDEEVLLGSADLMPRNLSRRVEILFPVENTYLKDMIIRTILEMHLRDTAQAQVLHIDGSYEKVLPKKGEKPLNSQLWMMEHRGIWHDY; from the coding sequence ATGACCCCCGAACAAAATCAGGAATCGTCCGAAAGCATCATCAGTCTCACGGACAAGTCTCTCTATATCAACAGGGAAATATCCCTCATCCAGTTCAACCGCCGCGTCCTTGAAGAAGCGGCAAACCTCTCCCACCCGCTGCTTGAGCGGATCAAATTCCTCTCCATCTTCGCCAACAACATTGACGAGTTCATGATGATACGGGTCTCAGGACTTCTCCGCCAGATTCGCGGAGGAGTACTCGAACGCCCTGCAGACGGCATGACCCCGACAGAACAGATGAAAGAGATCCTTGAAACCCTCATTCCCCTGCAAGCCGAGTCCTGCCGCTGCTGGAGTCAGGACCTCAAACCTGCCCTTGCAGACGAAGGAATCTACATCCACAAATTCAAAGACTTCGGACCCGAACAGCAGGAATACCTCAAAAACTACTTTGAAACCCAGATATTTCCCATCCTCACCCCCATGACCTTCGACGGATCCCACCCGTTTCCCTTCATCTCCAACCTCTCCATCAACCTCGCCGTCGTCATCAATCACCCGACCCGCGGTCAGGTCTTCTCGCGGGTCAAAGTTCCCAAAGGAACACTGCCGAGATTCATCCGTATCCCCAACAACCGAATGATTCCCCCCGCAAACAACTCCGAGTACCACTACATCGTCCTCGAAGACCTCGTCGCCTCCAACATCCAGCTGCTCTTCCCGGGCATGGAAGTCAAAGACACCTACGTCTTCCGGGTAACCAGAGACGCAGACATGGAGATCGAAGAAGACGAAGCATCCGATCTCCTGACCGCAATTGAGTCCAGCGTGGAACTGCGGAGAATCGGCACCCCGTCCAGACTCGAAGTTCACGCCGCAATGCCGGAATGGATTCGCGGAATCCTCTCCGCCAAACTCAGACTCATGCCGACCCAGGTCTATGTTTCCCACAGCGGCCTCATCGGTATGAACGATCTGATGGAACTGATGGACATCGACCGGCCTGACCTCAAAGACATCCCCTTCAAAGCAGCCCTTCCCGCATGTCTCGGCAAAGAAACAATGGCGGCCGCAGTAGCCCGCGACGACCTCCTCCTCTACCACCCTTACGACAGCTTCAGTCCGGTCGTCGAGTTCGTCAGGCAGGCAGCTCACGACCCCAATGTGCTCGCAATCAAGCAGACACTTTACCGCACCGGAAAGAACTCGCCGATCGTGCACGCCTTAATGGAAGCCCGCGAAGAAGGAAAACCGGTCACCGTCCTCGTCGAACTCAAAGCACGCTTCGACGAGGAGAACAACATCGAGTGGGCACGTTCGCTTGAGCGGGCCGGCGTTCACGTCATCTACGGAATTGTCGGTCTCAAAGTTCACGCAAAAATGTGTATGGTCGTCCGCCGCGAAAATGACGGACTCAAAACCTACACCCACATGGGAACCGGAAACTACAACGCTTCAACCGCACGCATCTACACCGATCTCTCGATGTTTACCTGCGATCCTGATATCGGCGCAGACATTGCTGATCTGTTCAATGCCCTTACCGGCTACTCGCAGAAAACCGGTTACCGCAAACTGCTGGTCTCGCACGGAACAATGGGGACCATGCGAAAGGAGCTGATCGCCAGAATCGATCGGGAGATCGAGCAGCAGAAACGGTTCGGCGACGGATACATTGCATTCAAACTCAATGCACTCGTTGACGAAGAATGTATCATGGCGCTTTATCGGGCAAGTCAGGCAGGCGTCAAAGTAGACCTGATCGTTCGCGGCGTCTGTTGTCTGCGTCCTGAGGTTCCCGGAGTCTCGGACAACATTCGGGTGATCTCTATTGTTGGCAGATTCCTCGAACACACCCGTATATACTACTTCAAAAACGGCGGTGACGAGGAAGTGCTTCTCGGCAGTGCTGATCTGATGCCGAGAAATCTGTCAAGACGGGTCGAGATTCTCTTCCCGGTCGAAAACACCTATCTGAAGGATATGATCATCCGAACCATTCTGGAGATGCATCTTAGAGATACCGCTCAGGCGCAGGTTCTCCACATCGATGGAAGTTATGAGAAGGTGCTGCCAAAGAAAGGAGAAAAACCGCTGAACTCACAGTTGTGGATGATGGAACACCGCGGAATCTGGCATGACTACTAA
- a CDS encoding CHAD domain-containing protein, whose product MTTNIDEGYRLYGAKVLLQLAADMAGESAGVKAGTDIEYIHRMRVASRRLRAALPLFAGCFGEKEYRYWEKEVKQITRSLGRARDLDVQIAFLRSYLEKLPKTGLPDGMPRFLPLEYQEPLESPQNEIPLLTEPAAPPVEQPGLFAAIKRFFAGVPDVQELPKVQEPELPKEQRMGPELRAGIECLTLRLMQERSGLQADVIKAVEAFERSKTIESIQKTCMEIVIRGKMEKTETKTSFSYREAYYHISLCRENVFLYAKALADPERIAAHHEMRIAAKKLRYTMESYKDLYGDGLAPAIRMVKELQDYLGDMHDCDVWTEFLPIFLKAEEEKSIAYFGNTSFVAAVRPGLENLETDRAEKRAKLHAEVNVFWKKSEGLWDQIEKNLTKPLEDLRLQTLSLPDGVASIAFFADIHANLPALSAILADAKSRGCETFIYAGDVIGFGPFPEETMQMLASANAHGVCGNAEEAILLAGTVKECPKEFDPRRFVLHKKTWKKLITASRAELAALPTEIRFLWGNLRIAVMHHPKSCENVCSETSDAELNRLAAETDADVIICGHTHRPFAKKVHGVWIANTGGGGRSGDGDLRASYLLATKDPFTLHHIRVPYNIEETLARLEKNKELTAMFGAGLDFDEAADAAAGNMPELTKMPQTVSVTSAEEDK is encoded by the coding sequence ATGACTACTAACATCGACGAAGGATACCGGCTTTACGGCGCGAAAGTTCTCCTCCAGCTTGCAGCAGATATGGCTGGCGAGTCTGCCGGCGTGAAAGCAGGAACCGACATCGAGTACATTCACCGGATGAGGGTTGCTTCACGCAGACTTCGGGCTGCTCTGCCGTTGTTTGCCGGATGTTTTGGAGAGAAAGAGTACCGGTATTGGGAAAAAGAGGTGAAACAGATCACCCGTTCGCTTGGACGTGCCCGCGATCTTGATGTGCAGATAGCGTTTCTGCGTTCTTACTTGGAAAAGTTGCCAAAGACCGGACTGCCGGATGGTATGCCGCGGTTTCTGCCGCTCGAGTATCAGGAGCCGCTTGAGTCCCCGCAGAACGAGATTCCTCTGCTGACAGAACCCGCTGCTCCGCCAGTAGAGCAGCCGGGACTTTTTGCAGCAATTAAACGATTCTTTGCAGGAGTTCCCGACGTTCAGGAACTCCCAAAAGTTCAGGAGCCTGAACTTCCGAAGGAACAGCGGATGGGACCTGAACTCAGAGCCGGTATTGAGTGTCTTACTCTCAGACTGATGCAGGAGCGGTCCGGTTTGCAGGCTGATGTCATCAAAGCGGTCGAGGCGTTCGAGCGGTCAAAAACCATTGAGTCGATACAAAAAACCTGTATGGAGATCGTCATCCGCGGAAAAATGGAAAAGACCGAGACGAAAACGTCGTTCTCGTACCGCGAGGCCTACTATCACATCAGTCTCTGCCGTGAGAATGTGTTTTTGTACGCAAAAGCCCTCGCTGACCCGGAACGCATCGCTGCTCATCATGAGATGCGTATCGCCGCAAAAAAACTCCGGTACACCATGGAGTCCTACAAGGATCTCTACGGCGACGGACTTGCGCCGGCAATCAGAATGGTCAAAGAGTTGCAGGACTATCTCGGTGATATGCATGACTGCGATGTCTGGACAGAGTTCCTGCCGATTTTTTTGAAAGCAGAAGAGGAGAAAAGCATCGCCTACTTTGGAAACACCTCCTTTGTTGCAGCAGTTCGTCCGGGACTCGAGAATCTCGAAACGGACCGTGCGGAAAAACGCGCAAAGCTGCATGCTGAGGTAAACGTTTTCTGGAAAAAGAGTGAAGGACTCTGGGACCAGATCGAGAAAAATCTCACCAAACCGCTCGAGGATCTCAGACTTCAGACGCTCTCACTACCGGACGGAGTTGCTTCGATCGCGTTTTTTGCTGACATTCACGCAAACCTTCCGGCATTATCGGCAATTCTTGCGGACGCAAAAAGCAGGGGATGTGAGACCTTCATTTATGCAGGAGACGTGATCGGGTTTGGACCGTTCCCCGAAGAGACTATGCAAATGCTTGCATCTGCGAATGCACATGGTGTCTGCGGCAACGCAGAAGAAGCAATTCTTCTTGCAGGGACTGTTAAGGAGTGCCCGAAGGAGTTTGATCCTCGCAGGTTTGTTCTCCATAAAAAAACCTGGAAGAAACTCATCACCGCTTCCCGCGCCGAACTCGCCGCACTGCCAACGGAAATACGGTTTCTGTGGGGGAATCTGCGAATCGCCGTGATGCATCACCCGAAGTCATGTGAAAATGTCTGTTCTGAGACCTCGGATGCAGAGCTGAACCGGCTGGCTGCCGAAACCGATGCGGATGTTATCATCTGCGGTCACACCCACCGGCCGTTCGCCAAAAAAGTTCACGGCGTCTGGATTGCAAACACCGGCGGAGGCGGGAGATCGGGAGATGGAGACCTTCGTGCGTCATACCTTCTTGCAACAAAAGATCCGTTCACCCTTCATCACATCCGGGTTCCCTACAACATTGAAGAGACGCTTGCTCGTCTGGAAAAGAACAAAGAACTCACCGCAATGTTTGGGGCAGGGCTTGACTTTGACGAAGCAGCAGACGCTGCGGCAGGAAATATGCCGGAGCTGACGAAAATGCCGCAGACCGTCTCCGTAACTTCAGCAGAAGAGGACAAATGA
- a CDS encoding Ppx/GppA phosphatase family protein yields the protein MTDKIVAFIDIGTNSARLLVVSISPNGAYHMLSRIKDVVRLGEDEYISGVARIIPEAIDRLVLVLRRFTDLSRTFGDAEFVIMATSAMREAVNAQEIIDKIRRELGLEIQVVSGKEEARLIHLGVAAGMSLGNDQALFIDIGGGSTELIVGGQYSYSTLESMRLGAIRITNQCIKKNFTGALPPKKQTKMMNRVMTVAIPALQRISEHPFTRAVGSSGTTINLAEIAQRLYHAEENSDKLVLQFTDLEKLFGHLCSLSLEERRRVPGINPERADIILAGAAILLAVMGTLKIPVLEISDRGLREGILMDYLAVMPGTPQSEQMPVKDASVLQLGRYCRLEEDHAKAVQKNALSMFDSAKLCGLHNYGAWERELLANAAWLHDVGDFLSFVGHHQHGEYIIRNTELLGFDQREIEIMAKIVRYHRKKLPGRKDSEFGSLSLEDRDRVRIMAIFLRTAEFLNRSHAVFVTDVYYSCKGGDVKLSVAAPDSSDLTLELMSLAPEAALFTKVFGKKLSVRRV from the coding sequence ATGACCGACAAAATAGTTGCATTCATCGATATTGGCACGAACTCCGCACGACTGCTGGTCGTTTCCATCAGTCCAAACGGAGCTTATCATATGCTGAGCAGAATCAAGGACGTTGTTCGGCTTGGCGAGGATGAGTACATCTCAGGTGTTGCGCGGATAATCCCGGAAGCCATCGACCGTCTGGTTCTTGTTCTGCGACGGTTCACAGACCTTTCGCGAACGTTTGGGGATGCAGAGTTTGTTATCATGGCAACGTCTGCGATGCGGGAGGCGGTCAATGCCCAGGAGATCATCGATAAAATCCGCCGCGAACTTGGTCTTGAGATTCAGGTCGTCAGCGGCAAAGAAGAGGCACGGCTGATTCATCTCGGTGTTGCGGCCGGCATGAGTCTTGGAAATGATCAGGCGCTGTTCATTGATATCGGCGGGGGATCAACCGAGCTCATCGTCGGCGGCCAGTACTCGTACTCAACGCTGGAAAGTATGCGGCTTGGCGCAATCAGGATCACGAATCAGTGTATCAAAAAGAATTTTACCGGAGCGCTGCCGCCCAAAAAACAGACCAAGATGATGAACCGCGTTATGACGGTTGCCATTCCTGCTCTGCAAAGGATCTCGGAACATCCATTTACCCGTGCGGTCGGGAGTTCGGGGACCACGATCAATCTTGCAGAGATCGCACAGCGTCTGTATCATGCAGAAGAGAACAGCGACAAACTTGTTTTGCAGTTTACTGATCTTGAGAAGCTGTTTGGTCATCTCTGTTCCCTTTCTCTTGAGGAGAGAAGACGGGTTCCGGGCATTAATCCTGAACGTGCGGATATTATTCTTGCCGGAGCTGCGATTCTTCTTGCGGTGATGGGGACGTTAAAGATTCCGGTGCTGGAGATCAGCGACCGGGGTTTGCGGGAGGGAATTCTGATGGATTATCTTGCGGTGATGCCGGGAACCCCGCAGTCTGAACAGATGCCGGTAAAGGATGCGAGTGTTCTCCAGCTTGGACGCTACTGCCGTCTTGAGGAGGATCATGCAAAGGCTGTGCAGAAAAATGCGCTTTCGATGTTTGATTCGGCAAAGCTCTGCGGGCTGCACAACTATGGGGCATGGGAACGCGAGCTTCTTGCGAACGCTGCGTGGCTGCATGATGTCGGGGATTTTCTTTCCTTTGTCGGTCACCACCAGCATGGCGAGTATATTATCCGCAACACCGAGCTGCTTGGGTTTGATCAGCGGGAGATTGAGATTATGGCAAAGATTGTCCGCTATCACCGCAAAAAACTTCCCGGACGAAAGGATTCCGAGTTCGGGTCGCTGAGTCTGGAGGATCGTGACAGAGTCCGAATCATGGCGATATTTTTGCGGACTGCTGAGTTTTTGAACCGCAGCCATGCGGTTTTTGTGACGGATGTCTACTACTCCTGTAAAGGCGGGGATGTTAAGTTGAGTGTTGCGGCACCGGATAGTTCGGATCTGACGCTGGAGTTGATGAGTCTTGCGCCGGAAGCGGCACTGTTTACGAAGGTGTTCGGCAAGAAGCTGTCTGTGCGCAGGGTGTGA